One window from the genome of Candidatus Didemnitutus sp. encodes:
- a CDS encoding TonB-dependent receptor, with protein sequence MLSLCVRFSRVLALAFATTLITVSATAQTPATGTIRGNVTNATNGRTLENVVLRVSGGKQAISNSYGDYEFTGVPAGEVQVRASYVGEPDIVATVNVAAGDVTRRDFVFRENAVEGQPQTNKNGAVELSPYTVNAERYRNARAVATAEEKNSINIKNVVSTDQFGYIPSGNVGEFVKFLPGIQLDYGTPSGGAGGFADSAAQGVSVRGFGPEDTTILIDGLPVTATLPGSLTRQVGLDQLSINNAERVELIKVATPDMPMNSVGGQINLITRNSFEYAKPTYSGRLFFNWNDMQTSVFKKTPGPVNKATYKTTPGFDGTAAYPFSKTFGVSFSAAWNQEFTDSWRAQPLWNNNQAANYQTGAFVNAAGQASSLANPVLTRYQITDTPMITEKRSGNFRVDWRPTPNQTVKANVQYSSYDGREAQRRLDFRPTIAATGADWDATKVVGTTANSTIASTVTTRDRVGNTLSGQLQYDANFWGFQINAAGSYSTSKADYEDEKNGHFSGLDLNLNPGRVALYGLDRGIPNQVLAYTRTTNLPVDYTQLANWSGTSGAKAQSGEAHNERDIGLWKIDVSRPLDFLHFLGSNSLTVQTGYRHDEETNRKSGRGTGYAQILKPGASFTVADILDTDYLNQSPGFGLAPQQWASTYKLYQLNQAQNIFYAPTENESTNTAVNNYASYVNQQKDLKESTDAWYGMISGRFFDGRLSFVGGMRQESKSRVGKAPFTDNKWNFVKNNDGTLYYDAAHPAGVTTNSASSDLFASTAAGTTLRNALTAAGIAFPTTPYGAVASDINAKRLQLIPLREVDQHITGDPSYSFNTVYQLTKKINLKAAFSRSFKLQNLEDGNVGVISGNNQFSFTEYTPTEQTSNNGAKGQISIANPALKPETSKNWDFEASYYNDNGGKFTVSYYTKSITNQAMTLTTYSGTPAFNAVITAMGLDPAEYEDWRIVTSTNADTVQKTSGWEFEIRQDLGVFGHWGRRFSGFASYSMTDFPAPAAAQPVSITNPNGTTTVFTPSVKTVTLRANRFGGAGLQYAGDKLTVQMRAAYRNDNEDASTRITVNVNGTPVIIRKIQPAETRVDLNVSYLLSKHYSLFLSGRDIFNGEREQIWRDDNGQLAGYANLSDLRRFGVTWTFGVSGSW encoded by the coding sequence ATGTTGTCTCTTTGCGTCCGCTTCTCCCGCGTCCTCGCGCTGGCCTTCGCCACCACGCTGATCACCGTCTCCGCCACGGCCCAAACTCCCGCCACCGGCACGATCCGCGGTAACGTCACCAACGCCACCAACGGCCGCACGCTCGAGAACGTCGTGCTCCGTGTCAGCGGCGGCAAACAGGCGATCTCCAATTCCTACGGCGACTACGAGTTCACCGGCGTGCCCGCCGGCGAAGTCCAGGTGCGCGCCAGCTACGTCGGCGAGCCCGACATCGTCGCGACCGTCAACGTCGCCGCCGGCGACGTCACGCGCCGCGATTTCGTTTTCCGCGAGAACGCCGTGGAGGGCCAACCCCAGACGAACAAGAACGGCGCCGTCGAACTCAGTCCCTACACCGTCAACGCCGAGCGCTACCGCAATGCGCGCGCCGTGGCCACGGCCGAGGAGAAGAATTCGATCAACATCAAGAACGTCGTCTCCACCGACCAGTTCGGCTACATCCCGAGCGGCAACGTCGGCGAGTTCGTGAAATTCCTCCCCGGCATCCAGCTCGACTACGGCACCCCGAGCGGCGGCGCCGGCGGCTTCGCCGACAGCGCGGCGCAAGGCGTCTCCGTTCGCGGTTTCGGTCCCGAAGACACTACCATCCTCATCGACGGCCTGCCAGTCACCGCCACTCTCCCGGGCAGCCTCACCCGCCAGGTCGGCCTCGACCAGCTCTCGATCAACAACGCCGAGCGCGTCGAACTCATCAAGGTCGCCACGCCCGACATGCCGATGAACTCCGTCGGCGGTCAGATCAACCTGATCACGCGCAACTCGTTCGAATACGCGAAGCCTACCTACAGCGGCCGCCTCTTTTTCAACTGGAATGACATGCAGACGAGCGTCTTCAAGAAGACGCCCGGCCCGGTGAACAAGGCCACCTACAAGACGACGCCCGGCTTCGACGGCACCGCCGCCTACCCTTTCAGCAAAACGTTCGGCGTCTCTTTCAGCGCCGCGTGGAATCAGGAGTTTACCGACAGCTGGCGCGCCCAGCCGCTGTGGAACAACAACCAAGCGGCGAACTACCAAACCGGCGCCTTCGTCAACGCGGCCGGCCAGGCGTCGTCCCTCGCGAATCCCGTCCTCACGCGCTACCAGATTACCGACACGCCCATGATCACCGAGAAACGCTCGGGCAACTTCCGCGTCGATTGGCGCCCCACGCCCAACCAGACGGTCAAGGCGAACGTCCAATACAGCTCCTACGACGGCCGCGAAGCGCAACGCCGCCTCGACTTCCGCCCCACCATCGCCGCCACCGGCGCGGATTGGGACGCCACCAAGGTCGTCGGCACCACTGCCAACAGCACCATCGCCAGCACCGTCACCACCCGCGACCGCGTGGGCAACACCCTCAGCGGCCAGCTGCAATACGACGCTAATTTCTGGGGCTTCCAGATCAACGCGGCCGGCAGCTACTCCACGTCCAAGGCCGACTACGAGGACGAAAAGAACGGCCACTTCTCCGGTCTCGACCTCAACCTGAATCCCGGTCGCGTCGCGCTCTACGGCCTCGACCGCGGCATTCCGAACCAAGTCCTCGCCTACACGCGCACCACGAATCTGCCGGTCGACTACACGCAACTCGCCAACTGGTCCGGCACCTCCGGCGCCAAGGCGCAATCCGGCGAAGCCCACAATGAGCGCGACATCGGTCTCTGGAAGATCGACGTTTCCCGCCCGCTCGACTTCCTGCACTTCCTCGGTTCGAACAGCCTCACCGTCCAGACGGGCTATCGCCACGACGAGGAAACCAACAGAAAGTCCGGCCGCGGCACCGGCTACGCGCAGATTCTGAAGCCCGGCGCGAGCTTCACGGTCGCCGACATTCTCGACACCGACTACCTCAATCAAAGCCCCGGCTTCGGCCTGGCGCCGCAGCAATGGGCGTCGACCTACAAGCTCTATCAGCTGAACCAGGCGCAGAACATTTTCTACGCTCCCACCGAAAACGAATCCACCAACACCGCGGTCAACAACTACGCCAGCTACGTCAATCAGCAGAAGGACCTCAAGGAGAGCACCGACGCCTGGTATGGCATGATCTCGGGCCGCTTCTTCGACGGCCGCCTCAGCTTCGTCGGCGGCATGCGTCAGGAATCCAAGTCCCGCGTCGGCAAGGCCCCCTTCACCGACAACAAGTGGAATTTCGTGAAGAACAACGACGGCACGCTCTACTATGATGCTGCCCATCCGGCCGGCGTGACGACCAACAGCGCCTCGAGCGATCTCTTCGCCAGCACCGCCGCCGGCACCACGCTGCGCAACGCCCTCACCGCCGCCGGCATCGCTTTCCCGACCACGCCCTACGGCGCAGTCGCCAGCGACATCAACGCCAAGCGCCTCCAGCTCATCCCGCTCCGGGAAGTCGACCAGCACATCACCGGCGATCCCTCCTACAGCTTCAACACCGTCTATCAGCTCACCAAGAAGATCAACCTGAAGGCCGCCTTCTCCCGCTCCTTCAAGCTCCAGAATCTCGAGGACGGCAACGTCGGCGTCATCTCCGGCAACAACCAGTTCAGCTTCACCGAATACACGCCCACCGAACAGACGTCGAACAACGGTGCGAAAGGCCAGATCTCGATCGCCAATCCCGCCCTCAAGCCCGAAACCTCCAAGAACTGGGACTTCGAAGCCTCCTACTACAACGATAATGGCGGCAAATTCACCGTCTCCTATTACACCAAGTCGATCACCAACCAGGCGATGACGCTCACGACCTACTCGGGCACGCCCGCTTTCAACGCCGTCATCACCGCCATGGGTCTCGATCCAGCTGAATACGAGGACTGGCGCATCGTCACCTCAACCAACGCCGACACCGTGCAGAAGACCTCCGGCTGGGAATTCGAAATTCGCCAGGACCTCGGCGTGTTCGGTCACTGGGGCCGCCGCTTCTCCGGCTTCGCCAGCTACTCGATGACCGACTTCCCCGCTCCCGCCGCGGCGCAACCCGTCTCGATCACCAATCCCAACGGCACCACGACGGTCTTCACTCCCTCCGTGAAGACCGTCACGCTCCGCGCCAACCGCTTCGGTGGCGCCGGCCTCCAATACGCCGGCGACAAACTCACCGTCCAAATGCGCGCTGCCTACCGGAACGACAACGAAGACGCCTCCACGCGAATCACTGTCAACGTCAACGGCACGCCCGTCATCATCCGCAAAATCCAGCCCGCCGAGACTCGCGTCGATCTCAATGTCAGCTACCTCTTGAGCAAGCACTACAGCCTGTTCCTCAGCGGCCGCGACATCTTCAACGGCGAGCGCGAGCAAATCTGGCGCGACGATAACGGCCAGCTCGCCGGCTACGCCAACCTCTCCGACCTGCGCCGCTTCGGCGTCACCTGGACCTTCGGCGTCAGCGGCTCCTGGTAA
- a CDS encoding prolyl oligopeptidase family serine peptidase, whose translation MKLRLAALLWLCATLALVRAQEFAPTGITNSSRVPETALPPPVVPDAARFNDYFEPLRTEHAAISPDGRYLAFSIREESKLYVVTADLNQPDAARAKILVADDATSTPAQIAHQFEPTPARILWMSWATPTRLVIQTNRVTDTAIGFPPRWISASGTLFGIDFDGRNAGQLVGPRDLAESQLEIPQSTLVDRFTVQRNDTSFEQRVNTPDRPAATDTSGGKFGNDLNVAANPELASTPEAAASTLTERPGKEPRSLRTLRRDPLHPAAVHLLATGVGESRSLQLFSVDTTTGKLTGVNSDRVRADQDFLLDQQGFMRLTIPNSMLTRFPFRYDYLGAKAESAGRPLATVLGFGEFAISPQNYFGERELPLGFDSSGDILFYASNRGRDTFAVYGRHLSTGQPANVAFESPHFDLIGAPTDAFPPDTLVFDPHTLEFAGIRYDAAMRTAAWLKPEWRDVQATLEKKFPGHAVDILDWDAAGRRFIVATQSPADAGAFYVFDRERSQLSQFARRAPWLDAQHTFATIPWRYERTDGTPITGLITVPTSARIKPFPMVIVCPDVPWQHVSSNFRTEIQALTDMGFAVVQFNGRGAWGLGVKHRDALRAGYDLVQVDDIVTTIDELEKRFQVNPKRVALFGRGHGGFIALRALQDHPERFRCAVALDAPIDLAGWIREQYWTEGAAYPQLVRSAFGDEARLAAAPLRSHPEKIRKPILVLSFPGREGELRRGQYLAARAFAAAAEKNTDVTFGDLPTDYARGLPRARAGSFAKVEEFLNLHVYSYNVKPGDVREVKESAK comes from the coding sequence ATGAAACTCCGGCTCGCCGCCCTGCTTTGGCTCTGCGCCACGCTCGCACTCGTCCGCGCGCAGGAATTCGCCCCCACCGGCATCACGAACTCCTCGCGCGTGCCCGAGACCGCGCTGCCGCCGCCGGTCGTGCCCGACGCCGCCCGCTTCAACGACTACTTCGAGCCGCTCCGCACCGAACACGCCGCGATTTCCCCTGACGGACGCTACCTCGCCTTTTCCATTCGCGAAGAAAGCAAGCTCTACGTCGTCACCGCCGACTTGAATCAACCCGACGCCGCGCGCGCCAAGATCCTCGTCGCCGACGACGCGACGTCGACTCCGGCGCAAATCGCGCATCAGTTCGAGCCCACTCCTGCGCGCATCCTCTGGATGTCGTGGGCCACGCCGACGCGCCTGGTCATCCAGACCAACCGCGTCACCGACACCGCGATCGGATTTCCGCCCCGCTGGATCAGCGCATCGGGCACCCTTTTCGGAATCGACTTCGACGGCCGCAACGCCGGCCAGCTCGTCGGCCCGCGCGATTTAGCCGAGAGCCAGCTCGAGATCCCCCAATCGACGCTTGTCGACCGATTCACCGTGCAGCGCAACGACACCTCGTTCGAGCAGCGCGTGAACACGCCCGACCGTCCCGCCGCCACCGACACCTCCGGCGGCAAATTCGGCAACGACCTCAACGTCGCGGCCAACCCCGAGCTCGCCTCGACCCCGGAGGCCGCCGCCTCGACACTCACCGAACGTCCGGGCAAGGAGCCGCGCTCGCTGCGCACGTTGCGCCGCGATCCGCTGCACCCGGCCGCCGTGCATCTGCTCGCCACGGGCGTCGGCGAATCGCGTTCGCTCCAGCTTTTCTCCGTCGACACCACGACCGGCAAGCTGACCGGCGTGAACAGCGATCGCGTCCGCGCCGATCAGGACTTCCTGCTCGATCAACAGGGTTTCATGCGGCTCACGATCCCGAACTCGATGCTCACGCGGTTTCCGTTCCGCTACGACTATCTCGGCGCAAAAGCGGAAAGCGCCGGCCGGCCGCTCGCCACCGTCCTCGGTTTCGGCGAGTTCGCGATCTCCCCGCAGAACTATTTCGGCGAACGCGAACTGCCGCTCGGCTTCGACTCGAGCGGCGACATCCTCTTCTACGCCTCCAACCGCGGGCGCGACACCTTCGCCGTCTACGGTCGCCATCTGAGCACCGGCCAGCCGGCCAACGTCGCGTTCGAGAGCCCGCACTTCGACCTCATCGGCGCGCCGACCGACGCGTTCCCGCCCGACACGCTCGTCTTCGATCCGCACACCTTGGAATTCGCCGGCATCCGCTACGACGCCGCGATGCGCACGGCCGCGTGGCTCAAGCCCGAGTGGCGCGACGTGCAGGCCACGCTGGAGAAAAAATTCCCCGGCCACGCCGTCGACATCCTCGACTGGGACGCGGCCGGCCGGCGCTTCATCGTCGCGACGCAAAGCCCCGCCGACGCGGGTGCGTTCTACGTCTTCGACCGCGAACGCAGCCAGCTCTCGCAATTCGCGCGCCGGGCGCCGTGGCTCGATGCGCAACACACCTTCGCCACGATTCCGTGGCGCTACGAGCGCACCGACGGCACGCCGATCACCGGCCTCATCACCGTGCCGACCAGCGCGCGCATCAAGCCTTTCCCCATGGTCATCGTCTGCCCCGACGTCCCGTGGCAGCATGTCAGTTCGAATTTCCGCACGGAGATCCAGGCCCTCACCGACATGGGTTTCGCCGTCGTGCAATTCAACGGCCGCGGCGCGTGGGGACTCGGCGTGAAACACCGCGATGCCCTTCGCGCCGGCTACGATCTCGTGCAGGTCGACGACATCGTCACGACCATCGACGAGTTGGAAAAACGTTTTCAGGTGAACCCGAAGCGCGTCGCGCTCTTTGGCCGCGGGCACGGCGGGTTCATCGCCTTGCGCGCGCTGCAGGATCATCCGGAGCGCTTCCGTTGCGCCGTCGCCCTCGACGCGCCGATCGACCTCGCCGGATGGATTCGCGAGCAATACTGGACCGAGGGCGCGGCCTACCCGCAACTGGTCCGTAGTGCGTTCGGCGACGAGGCGCGCCTCGCCGCCGCGCCGCTCCGGAGCCACCCGGAGAAAATTAGGAAGCCGATCCTCGTGCTCTCATTCCCGGGTCGCGAAGGCGAATTGCGCCGCGGACAATATCTCGCCGCCCGCGCCTTCGCCGCCGCCGCCGAAAAAAATACCGATGTCACTTTCGGGGATTTGCCGACCGACTACGCCCGCGGACTCCCGCGCGCGCGCGCCGGCTCGTTCGCCAAGGTCGAGGAGTTCCTCAACCTCCACGTCTACAGTTACAACGTGAAGCCCGGCGACGTTCGCGAAGTGAAGGAGTCCGCCAAATAA
- a CDS encoding helix-turn-helix domain-containing protein produces the protein MRRPDHHNEIELNLLTKGHVSYLLGGRKVQLEAGSLNVFWAAIPHQIVDFAKETSYFVATIPLAWFLQCKLTDRFVQPLLRGEVLTEKLGPRERHDHDLFAQWEQDLQQPDDDVRHVVMLEMEARLRRMIGALPLAVGAAGPKAKARATSLQGGELNKVEQIACVIAQRYTEQLTVTEIGRSVGLHPNYAMGLFKKAFGTTLLDYLMHHRISHAQRLLATTDDKIVEVAFASGFNSISRFNETFRRACGCTPREYRLQHAMHEGTKK, from the coding sequence ATGCGGCGGCCGGATCACCACAATGAGATCGAGCTGAACCTGCTCACCAAGGGTCACGTCAGCTACCTGCTCGGCGGGCGCAAGGTGCAGCTCGAGGCCGGTTCGCTCAACGTCTTCTGGGCCGCGATCCCGCACCAAATCGTCGATTTCGCGAAGGAGACCTCGTATTTCGTCGCGACGATACCGCTCGCGTGGTTCCTGCAGTGCAAGCTGACCGATCGTTTCGTGCAGCCGTTGCTGCGCGGCGAGGTGCTCACCGAAAAACTCGGCCCGCGAGAACGGCACGACCACGACCTCTTTGCGCAGTGGGAGCAGGATCTCCAGCAACCCGACGACGATGTGCGCCACGTCGTCATGCTCGAGATGGAGGCGCGCTTGCGGCGCATGATCGGAGCGCTGCCGCTGGCCGTCGGCGCGGCCGGCCCGAAAGCCAAGGCGCGCGCCACCAGCCTGCAAGGCGGCGAACTCAACAAGGTCGAGCAAATCGCCTGCGTCATCGCCCAGCGCTACACCGAGCAGCTCACCGTGACCGAGATCGGCCGCAGCGTCGGCCTGCATCCGAATTACGCGATGGGTCTCTTCAAGAAGGCGTTTGGGACGACGCTGCTCGATTACCTCATGCACCATCGCATCTCGCACGCGCAGCGCCTGCTCGCCACGACCGACGACAAGATCGTCGAGGTCGCGTTCGCGTCGGGCTTCAACTCGATCAGCCGCTTCAACGAGACCTTCCGCCGCGCCTGCGGCTGCACGCCGCGCGAGTATCGTCTGCAGCACGCCATGCACGAGGGAACCAAGAAATGA
- a CDS encoding right-handed parallel beta-helix repeat-containing protein — protein sequence MKAACLAALALVGALVAEAGEIWVAPAGADTNAGTAEAPLATVSAALRKGREWRRLKDPAAADGVSVVLRGGTYSLYEPILLRPEDSGTATAPTRIVAARDERPIVSGGVRVVDWRPADETPAGLPAAARGHVWVAPLPMFNGRALEFRQLWVTGRKAIRARTPNGDAMERLTGWDRTARRAEFPASLALPEDLRGVEMILLQAWEIAVLRIKSRAVAGEVARVEFHDPESRVEFEHPWPQPPMPGKDGKNAAFFLANSIAYLDAPGEWFADLRAGVVYYWPRSGEDLAQAEVIAPALETLVRVAGTLDRPVEHVTVEGVEFAHTTWLRPSLLGHVPLQAGLFMTDAYALKPKGTPDWRSLDNQAWLGRPPAAIEVSGARDVRLVDCTVRHAAANGIDLQSGVRDSAVEGCVGRDIGINGVMLGAFAEGGFEAHLPYAPADDRAVVSGIRVANNLIADCANEDWGGVAIIAGFVRDTAIEHNEVRDTSYTGISLGFGWTRTPNAMRNNRVHANLLRRVATRTADNAGIYTLSNQPGTIVSENVVEPIVMSPFVHDPEHWFYLYTDEGSSFITVRDNWCPAERFLKNATGPGNVWLNNGPQVGTAIKAAAGLEPVWRERRAAELAR from the coding sequence ATGAAAGCGGCGTGCCTCGCCGCCCTCGCGCTGGTCGGCGCGCTCGTCGCTGAGGCCGGCGAAATCTGGGTCGCGCCCGCGGGCGCGGATACGAACGCCGGCACGGCGGAAGCGCCGCTCGCCACCGTGTCCGCCGCGTTGCGCAAGGGCCGCGAATGGCGCCGGCTCAAGGACCCGGCCGCTGCGGACGGCGTGAGCGTCGTCCTGCGCGGTGGCACCTATTCGCTCTACGAGCCGATTCTTCTGCGTCCCGAAGACAGCGGCACGGCGACCGCGCCGACGCGGATCGTCGCGGCCCGGGACGAACGTCCGATCGTGAGCGGCGGCGTTCGCGTGGTGGACTGGCGGCCGGCCGACGAAACGCCTGCGGGGTTGCCCGCCGCCGCGCGTGGTCATGTGTGGGTGGCGCCGTTGCCGATGTTTAACGGACGCGCGCTCGAATTCCGGCAACTCTGGGTGACCGGGCGCAAAGCCATCCGCGCGCGCACGCCGAACGGCGACGCGATGGAGCGCCTGACCGGGTGGGACCGCACGGCGCGCCGTGCGGAATTCCCCGCGAGTCTCGCGCTGCCGGAAGATTTGCGCGGGGTGGAGATGATTCTGCTCCAAGCATGGGAGATCGCCGTGCTGCGGATAAAGTCGCGCGCCGTGGCCGGCGAGGTCGCGCGCGTGGAGTTTCACGATCCGGAGAGCCGCGTGGAATTTGAGCATCCGTGGCCGCAGCCGCCGATGCCGGGTAAAGACGGCAAGAACGCCGCGTTCTTCCTCGCCAACTCGATTGCCTATCTCGACGCGCCCGGCGAGTGGTTCGCCGACCTGCGCGCCGGCGTTGTCTATTATTGGCCACGCTCGGGCGAGGATCTTGCTCAGGCCGAGGTGATCGCGCCCGCGCTGGAGACGCTCGTCCGCGTCGCCGGCACGCTCGACCGTCCGGTCGAGCATGTGACGGTCGAGGGCGTCGAGTTCGCGCACACGACGTGGCTGCGTCCGTCGCTGCTCGGCCATGTGCCGTTGCAGGCGGGCTTGTTCATGACCGACGCGTATGCGCTGAAGCCGAAAGGCACGCCCGACTGGCGAAGCCTCGACAACCAGGCATGGCTCGGCCGCCCGCCGGCCGCGATCGAAGTGAGCGGCGCGCGCGACGTGCGTCTGGTCGATTGCACCGTGCGCCACGCGGCCGCGAATGGCATCGATCTGCAATCCGGCGTCCGCGACAGCGCCGTCGAGGGCTGTGTCGGGCGCGACATCGGCATCAACGGCGTGATGCTCGGCGCGTTTGCCGAGGGAGGATTCGAGGCGCATCTGCCCTACGCGCCGGCCGACGACCGCGCGGTGGTCTCCGGCATTCGCGTTGCGAACAACCTCATCGCCGATTGCGCCAACGAGGACTGGGGCGGGGTGGCGATCATCGCCGGCTTCGTGCGCGACACCGCGATCGAGCACAACGAGGTGCGCGACACATCCTACACGGGCATCAGCCTGGGCTTCGGCTGGACGCGCACGCCGAACGCGATGCGCAACAATCGCGTGCACGCCAACCTGCTGCGGCGCGTCGCCACGCGCACGGCCGACAACGCCGGCATCTACACGCTCTCGAACCAACCCGGCACGATCGTCAGCGAGAACGTCGTCGAGCCGATCGTCATGAGCCCCTTCGTGCACGATCCCGAGCACTGGTTCTATCTCTACACCGACGAGGGTTCGTCGTTCATCACCGTGCGCGACAACTGGTGTCCGGCCGAGCGCTTCCTCAAGAATGCCACCGGCCCGGGCAACGTCTGGTTGAACAACGGTCCGCAGGTCGGCACCGCGATCAAGGCCGCCGCCGGCCTCGAGCCGGTCTGGCGCGAGCGGCGCGCCGCCGAGCTCGCGCGCTGA
- a CDS encoding L-fucose/L-arabinose isomerase family protein, whose translation MKKTPVALGVIFGNRDFFPDRLVPDARADITKLFGELGLEAIMLDANATKLGSVETHNDARKCAELFRQHRDRLSGVLVCLPNFGDEKGVADTLKLAGLNVPVLVQGYPDDLDKLDVVRRRDSWCGKISVCNNLRQAGIAYTLTTKHVVHPGDASFRADLENFVAVCRVVQGLRRVRIGAVGARPGAFNTVRYSEKILERNGISVTTVDLSEILGAAGKLGDKDAKLVAKIEEIRAYANATAVPPAKLAQMARLGVVLDDFVAAHHLDATAIQCWTSLQANHGCNVCTSMSMMSESLLPSACEVDVTGVLTMYAMQLASQSPSALVDWNNNYGTADDKCVLFHCGNWAKSFLPDVKILNAPILGSTLGVENTWGALDGRTPAAPLTYSRITTDDVAGKIRTYVGEGALTNDELKTFGNRAVAHVPQLQKLMRHVCREGFEHHVVMNASRTAGVLAEAFERYLGWEVYHHAAPQE comes from the coding sequence ATGAAAAAAACTCCCGTGGCGCTCGGCGTCATCTTCGGCAACCGCGACTTCTTCCCCGACCGGCTCGTGCCGGACGCCCGCGCGGACATCACGAAGCTCTTCGGCGAACTTGGCCTCGAGGCCATCATGCTCGACGCGAATGCCACGAAGCTGGGCAGCGTCGAGACGCACAATGATGCGCGCAAATGCGCCGAACTCTTCCGCCAGCACCGCGACCGCCTCAGCGGCGTCCTCGTGTGCCTGCCGAATTTCGGCGATGAGAAGGGTGTGGCCGACACGCTGAAGCTCGCCGGGCTGAACGTGCCCGTGCTCGTGCAAGGTTACCCCGACGACCTCGACAAGCTCGACGTCGTGCGCCGCCGCGACTCGTGGTGCGGCAAGATTTCCGTCTGCAACAATCTCCGCCAGGCCGGCATCGCCTACACGCTCACGACGAAGCACGTCGTGCATCCGGGCGACGCATCGTTCCGTGCCGACCTTGAGAACTTTGTTGCTGTCTGCCGCGTCGTGCAGGGTCTCCGCCGCGTCCGCATCGGTGCCGTCGGGGCACGACCGGGCGCGTTCAACACTGTCCGCTACTCGGAGAAAATTCTCGAGCGTAACGGCATCTCCGTCACCACGGTCGACCTGTCCGAGATTCTCGGCGCCGCTGGCAAACTCGGTGACAAGGATGCAAAGCTCGTCGCCAAGATCGAAGAAATCCGCGCCTACGCGAATGCCACCGCCGTCCCGCCCGCGAAGCTCGCGCAGATGGCACGCCTCGGTGTCGTGCTCGACGATTTCGTCGCCGCCCACCACCTCGACGCGACCGCCATCCAGTGCTGGACCTCGCTGCAGGCCAACCACGGTTGCAACGTCTGCACGTCGATGAGCATGATGAGCGAGAGTCTCCTCCCCAGCGCGTGCGAGGTCGACGTCACCGGCGTGCTCACGATGTATGCGATGCAGCTCGCGTCGCAGTCGCCGAGCGCGCTCGTCGATTGGAACAACAACTACGGCACCGCGGACGACAAGTGCGTGCTCTTTCATTGCGGCAACTGGGCGAAATCGTTCCTGCCCGACGTCAAGATCCTCAACGCGCCCATCCTCGGCTCCACGCTCGGCGTCGAGAACACCTGGGGCGCGCTCGACGGCCGCACGCCGGCCGCGCCGCTCACCTACAGCCGCATCACGACGGACGACGTTGCCGGCAAGATCCGCACCTACGTCGGCGAAGGCGCGCTCACCAACGACGAACTGAAGACCTTCGGCAACCGCGCCGTCGCGCACGTGCCGCAGCTGCAAAAACTCATGCGCCACGTCTGCCGCGAGGGCTTCGAGCACCATGTCGTTATGAACGCCTCGCGCACCGCCGGCGTGCTCGCCGAGGCCTTCGAGCGCTATCTCGGCTGGGAAGTCTATCACCACGCCGCGCCGCAGGAGTGA
- a CDS encoding transketolase, translating into MTDRDLALKSFALRRRMLRLIHEAGAGHTGGGLSCLDILNTLYHRVLNVAPETVASPTRDRYVQSKGHCVEALYAVMSDRGYFPDADLRTVCHYQSYYVGHPTRKIRGMEMNTGALGHGLPICLGMALAAKMDGEAFRVFTLLGDGELAEGSNWEAAMAAAHYDLDNLVAILDHNTLQITGHTRDVMSNEPLDEKWRAFGWEVRTVDGHDYAQLTAALTAPHPGKPLFVIANTVKGKGVSFMENVGKWHHGVPSDAELAQALAELDAAEQRFREASA; encoded by the coding sequence ATGACCGACCGCGATCTCGCGCTCAAATCCTTCGCGCTCCGCCGCCGCATGCTGCGCCTCATCCACGAGGCGGGCGCCGGCCACACCGGCGGCGGGTTGTCGTGCCTCGACATCCTGAATACGCTCTACCACCGCGTGCTCAACGTCGCGCCCGAGACCGTCGCCTCTCCCACGCGTGATCGCTACGTGCAGAGCAAGGGCCACTGCGTCGAGGCGCTCTACGCCGTGATGTCCGACCGCGGCTACTTCCCCGACGCCGACCTGCGCACGGTCTGTCACTACCAGAGTTACTACGTCGGGCATCCGACGCGAAAAATCCGCGGCATGGAGATGAATACCGGCGCGCTCGGACACGGCTTGCCGATCTGCCTTGGCATGGCGCTCGCCGCGAAGATGGACGGCGAGGCGTTCCGCGTCTTCACGCTGCTCGGCGACGGCGAGCTCGCCGAGGGCTCCAACTGGGAGGCCGCCATGGCTGCTGCGCATTACGACTTGGACAACCTCGTTGCCATTCTCGACCACAACACGCTTCAAATCACCGGCCACACGCGCGACGTGATGTCGAACGAACCGCTCGACGAGAAGTGGCGCGCGTTCGGCTGGGAAGTCCGCACAGTCGACGGCCACGATTACGCGCAACTCACCGCTGCACTCACCGCGCCGCATCCCGGCAAGCCGCTCTTCGTGATTGCGAACACCGTGAAGGGCAAGGGCGTCAGCTTCATGGAAAACGTCGGCAAGTGGCACCACGGTGTCCCGAGCGACGCCGAACTCGCGCAGGCGCTCGCGGAACTCGACGCGGCCGAGCAGAGATTCCGGGAGGCCTCCGCATGA